CCCTTTTACCAAATTGAATCTTTTTAACAACAACACACATTTAATCAAGGATGGATGAATGCCATTATGAACACACAAGAAGCATCCATCaacacaacacacaaaaagtgAATCTGTcgagttgttgttgttgctttttttttataatgtcGGAATGACGTCATCTGGCGCACGTTTTGAACCCAACAACAATTGGCTTATCCAGTTCACAACTCGTGTTTTTCATGTGTTGCATGACTCGAGCCTTATTTTCAATACATTTTCTATGTCGTCTTTTCAATAATACAATCGTCTataaacccccccccccccaaagtAACTTTTCAaaaccattcccttttttggGTGGCTCTTTATCTGTGAGAGACAGAAAATAGTGATGGGCATAGAGAAGTGGGGGTATGTATTATGTATATAATAATACCAGAATATTTAAACAATTCCAATGAGATGGTAGAGGGGAGAATAcaagagacaaaaaaacaaatgatttttcttttctctcttgttGTTCTTCCCATGAAAGAATAAatgggtgtttttttttttctcaagaCTTTCGGGGGGCGTCGGAGGTCATCACACATTCCTTAAAGAAATAACCGCGAaacggaaggaaaaaaaagatctaCGCTACtctcaagaaagaaagaaaaatggagggggTCGTATCTATTAAAACTATTCGAAGCCCCCCACTCCCTTTCTTCTGAAAAGAGAAATCGAACACCGTActattttcttgtttccccAATATTCAATTCCAATTTTAAAAAGACCTCGGAAAACAGgctatttgtttttcaatcgaaaactatttttaaaaaaaaaagtcacttgCCTTGgtaaaaggtaaaaatgtcCAAAAAATCCAGGTGAGAGTGAAAGGTGTTTGATATGAGACTTCACTTTCGAGTTGCAATTAAATCCTACATCCAGTTCGATTGGATAGTTTGATATTTCAACAAGCAAATGATCGTCTTTGACACAGACTACATTGATGGCAAATCAAGTTTCAgagaacacacacaaaaaaaacgccccccaaaaaagataTGGGTTACCGTGAAAACGTGTCACTGACGgccacacgcacacacacaccgatTAAAAGATCACCAACTGCTGGACTGTCGCACTGCAAAGCCAAGATCACACTGAAGACTTTAAGACTTGGAGTTGCATACAAGAAGGataaagaagaataaaaaaaaaaaagaaaaagaaaaagaaagagagaagaaaaaccgCCGGCAGTTTCTCGTGCCTTTGTGCGTGCgttgttatttttctctctttctctcacCTTTCcattcttaaatttttttttttttttcattctttttccttcgcaAGGAacaggtaagaaaaaaataaaggataaGAGATGGAATggaagaactttttttttttcagaaggTGGTAGGTAAGTATACAAGGTGTTCTACGCCCTGAGGCAGCACACGGGGCACGccaaaaaaatggggggagaGAACCAACAAGTTGAACCTCTCAACAAAATGACGAACACTATACGCGCGCACATTCCATCAAGTCAGGCCCCCTCATCCCCCCTTCCTCGATCCTAAAAGTCTAGTGGCAGCTACGTAAACAACGGAATGACAAGAAACTCAAAGGAAGAGCACACGGTTAAATAATAGATACGGTACTCGTTCAACAAACGGCGGGAAATGTTTTTGTGATGACTCCactaacaaaacaacaatacaaaaaaagaaaaaaaaaaaacgggtaaatttttttgtttttcggtgACGAGTTTTTCCGGTTGTTCGGGCAAACGAAACAAAGGTGATGCGTCATAATCGTGACTTTTATCGTCTGCTTTTTGTTCAATCGAAAGACTATCTCGTGGCAACACCCCAAAGTTTTTAGTTAATCAAATCAAGTAaggatatttttaaaaaacgcTTTGGAAAGACTGGAATTTTTTGGCGGGGGGGAGACAAATAAGTTTTAAACAATGTAGCGCTTGAttaattattgaaaaaaaaaaagagaaaagaaaacgtttcGCTTGGGATCTTTTTTCGACATTGGTTACCATCCCATTTCGTTTTGTGTTCAATGACCCCTTAGGTAAAGATGAGGAAGCCACGGGTATATAGCCGGGtgtagttttctttttttttttttttttttacgtttgtaccgtaaaggaaaaataaataaagatttCACAAGAGTAAATACCGTGGACCCCGAACGCCAAAATGCTGGAGGAGACCCCGTGCCTAGAGATTTTACATTTGCTAAGAgcaaaatagaagaaaaaaagggatgatGATCTCGATGCCATCATCTCATTTTTCAGGTAACCCAACCGTCCGTAATGAGGTTTGAAAACAGTCAGAGAAAACACACGGTTCAATGATGACGATAAGAGGCCTGCTGCTGTGCTAAAGAAATAGGCACTCTTTTCTTCTAATGTTTAAACTATAGCAGATGAACGCTAATGAAGGTGACtggctcgttttttttctcttggtttTTAACGACTgcttggaaaagaaaaaaatgtagaataTCCGTTTTTTCTCACACATACACCGTGTCCAACCTTGGAATAGGCCGCAAACCTGACGCCGCAACTGGCCCATCCCGACGATTTTTCACGCGCCCCTTATTTCCGATAAGGAAATTGGTcggattctttcttttattcttttccttttgcttctTTCCGTTTCGTCTCCGATGAAAGAATCTCAATTGCCAACGGCCAATGTCCCCGTGTGATTGATGGCTATTAATCCGTTCCTTCCatccagaaaaagaaataaaattctcTTTGAATATTCACGGTCGGAAAAATACCGTGTCTCAACATCCTATAGGAGTCGCTTTGCGTGACCGCTACGCTTCTTTAAAGATCATCTCTTAAATGCCTCGCGGCATTAGACGGTGCCTCGTCAGAGCCATCTATCGACGCCCATATTTACAGACATTCCGAGCCGCCCGTTTTGAATCGGCACATTCATCAGTCAAAAGTGATTCCAAAAATACCGACGGCAACAAAAGGGAGGAAAACAGCTAATCAGGACAGATATGAAATTCATCCTCATCTATAGCATGAGCTTTGGTCATCAAATCAAAGATTAGATAATTCTTCGGACGTACCTGTATTTATGGGACAATGATTGCGAGTCGTTCACGATCTCCTCGTTCAGAAATGCCCGCCTCCATCGAGAACATCAGGCAAAACGTGGATGCCCATTATATTCCATATTTTTCCTCCTTTTACCTGTAAACatattcaatgaaaaatgttAAACTTGTAGGAAAGGAAACCAATTTGGGTACGTTCATCAAAGCCAGACACAATagatttgaaaatgatgaagaACTGCAGATCATTATGTTGCatattgattgcatttttaATTAGATGTCTATAACTAGCTAAGGCCTGCTTGCTGTTGAGGAAACACAAAAGTACATGAAAATGTGAAACAGAAATGTTGATCCTACGGGGTCAAAGGCTGAGCAACCCAAGTGCTGAAAATTTCACACACATTGTCAAGAGATGAAGAATAAAATCCATCATGAAGATGAAAGGATGTACAATTGCAGCCAAGTTCACAACAACATTTTCAAGTACGATTATGTCTTTTTGCTAGGAACACTACTACAGTTATGAGCAAAATTGTAGGAGAGGATACAGTCAGTGAATATGAAGAATGATGTAGAAAACCACAGCATGCTAAAGTAAATAATCCCCTTTGAGCCAGTTTCAATACTAAATCATGTTCGTTCCACGTGGTCGAACATGCTGAAAAAGGATCGTATCTATCTTTGGCCTTAGCGGATTCTTGTTACGACAACATACGACTTACAACCGCCTATAATATCATTAAACGCGGTTTTCCACGTGTAACTGCTTACAATCAAGGTAATTCACATGCAAACACgtgaatatatatatttacctCCTTACGCAGATGACTTTCCAACGTGTCTTCGTAACAGCAACCTCAACGTCGAGTGTCGCAAGACTCGCCGCCAAAACTACTCAAAGGCAGCAATGCCAATTTTCCTTATTGGATTTTCAACCTCTATAAATTTACGTAACTGTTTATACTTGGTTCGCTTTTATTCAAAAGAATCGTATAACGGTAGAACACAAtttactcgttttttttttcattttgtagtATCAACGATTTATGCAAAGTAAATTTCgttgtgtatgtgtgtatgCCACATATTTCATCGGACATCGCAGCATCCGTGGGCATGCGCCATTGAAATGCAACATTTTCTctcccctcctcctccttttcttttcctcctgAGTTGTTGAACTGCTTCGTATTATTGATCTGCCTGGTCCATCCAAAAACAGCAGATGGCTCCAACGGCTGAATGATCTGTGTAACGCCCAGTGGGGTTTGCTGTGTGTCTCTCTGTCTCGAACTATTTCGAAAATACGACTTTCATCATGGATAGCCAACACATTATTTACATCTTTGGTCAATGTCTTATTGTGCTTCAAGGTAAGTTCACATCGAGTATTCTTCTAGTACCGTACACTTATTTATGTGTAAACCTGACGTCTCCTGCTATTTGCAGCCATTTTTTTCCTGAGCATGGTCGACGCAGCAGCTGACATTTCGACAACCCTTCCACCAAATTTTGTCCCCGTGATCGGTAAATATGTCGACGTCTTCGTCATAACTGTACAAACtccttctttttaaattttgttggGTGGgatataattttgttttctaaattaGATGGTGCAGTAACAGTGAGGCCAGCTGACCTTCCCGAAATTCTGTCTGTTCCCGACGCCAAAGGGGAAATTTGCACGTTAGCAAGCTTAGAAGCGACGATCGTGATCTGGCCAGAAGGCGATGAATCACGCAATGTGCAAATCAAAATGCCCGATCGCGACGTGAACGTCTCGACCGTTCAAAATTGCTTCAACAATCCATCGTCATCGGTCAAACCACTTTTGGTAGTCACGTGGTCGTCGTCCTTTCAACTGTGCTTCTACATCTCCAAAGTAAGTACCAATACAAACATAACCCAATTCAGCCACGTAATCCCGTCATCAGTTTGTGTTATTCaagattttcaaaattgaattttgattAAATCTATTTGTTTCCATTTAAGGACGAAAACCAGTGGAGTCTGGATCAaatcgtcttcgccttcaacACTTCAGAAGTTCCGCTCGGTATCGTCAAAAGTACGCAGAATAAGTATAACTACACAAAGTCTTGTTAGAGACTTCTGttatttgttcttttattGCCCCTCCGCCCTTtgcttgtttcttttatttttctttgaaccTCCCTTAatgtcctttttttgtttcacgcTCGAGGAGTATGTTGACCAGACGATTAGCGGCCGCAGCACGCCACTGTCTAGTCTGGTCGAGATAGTTTGTCACGCCGTCCGGGCGTAACTTACTGAGTAGCCTCGGCGTGCTGTAGTTCTCTAGTTAGAACAGGTTGACTTTGACGGATGATGTGagttttcaaataaatttgtttgtcTCATCACGCGTGGACAGGTGAATTGAGGACGTTTAGGAGCGAGGCGAATGCTCTGTCAGACCTGAAAGCTCCGCTTGGATCCTTCTATCGTTGCTTTTCTCCCAAGCCGTTGTCCTTATTACCGTTAGATGGCGACAGTGTTGTTTTGGGCCAAAATAAGAGTCAAAATATCCAAGATAAAGCTTTTCTTCGTCTCAGCAATTTCGAATTGCAGCCATTTCTCGGTGATCTGAAAGAGTTTGGAGAAGGTCAGTAACAGTATATTTCATACCAATTTTATCATTTCTGTCatctttaactttttttttttactttctcaGAGGTTGTTTGCCGTGAAGATGTGATAACGAAACGTCATCGACGTCGTCGAGATTCTAGCGTGACGATTGCGGTTGGCAGTTCCCTAGGTACGTTTTGTTGACAAACAAGCAAACCAACATCGAAACTAATGTATCCTTTGCATTGTTTGGTTGATGGATCCCATCCTGGACATTCTGCACGCAAAATTAGCTGTCATTTCCGTCGTGACCGTGATGGGCTACGCCATTTTCCGTTACGTCAAGGTCAAGGCTGTCGGTTATGATACCATGAAATAATCGATTTAGTTTACAGAAAATAGTCAACAGCATCAGACCGCACTAGGGCTTCAGAGAAAGAGGCAGATCAATAAAAACAGGTTTGATCAGCAGATCctttaatttgaataatttttcaagTATTCAAAAGTTAATAAAAGAAGTATTACATATCATTTGTAATAATCAGATGTGCCACTCAGCAGTTAACCCAAGTCTTCCATGATCCGTATTATTTTTTACGTAAATTAATGTACTGTCCTGATGTATTTACGCCTGGCCCGCCCTCTTTTTGAATAGTTTTTCATAGGCTTTCCTCGTATACGTTGCAGTGTGTATTGTTACGTCTAGTAGACTGAATTCATACAAATGTTTCATTACATGTATCACATGATCGACTTATTAATCGTATATTGTTTAAGTGGATATAGTATACTCTATAGAAATTACaaagtattattatttttttttttttttatgattttgttTGGGAACAGTGCACATAGTCTCTTCATGTCTGAGGCTACAAATAATTTGATTTTCCAACctctttttccctttccttGTCTATGTTTTActtaatttcttgttttgtttttttcaatttaatgGGATTCTTTTTTATCACATTGAGATCGTCGCGCCAATGAGTGGACGAACGGAATATCCAGGAAAAAATGAGTATGACACCAAGAAGAGTTATATAGTGAAAAGAGAGACAGTTACAacgtatttttaaaaaagaagaacaccTCAGGCACTGATGGAATACATCAGCAACAATAGAAGACAACTATTGCCGGGGTAACTAGTGCAAACAAAATTCTGTAAATCGAGAATGAACAACACACACAATGATCCTGATATACAACCCCCCCAATCAAGTTCACAAACAATTACACACATATAAAACGAAAACAGGTGAATTTAGgcgaggagaaaaaaaaaaaatgcaaaaccCATTTGACTGCACaaaggacaaaaaaataagaaacattaTAATATTTGACTgggatttgtttgttcttttgaagaaaaaaaaaatatttttgccagttttttgttgtgttaAATTTTCCCATATCGTTTTGGGATATTTAAAAATGCGTTATAATCAAGCGTGAGAGAACGCCTGATCCCTGTGGCCATGGTAGAGCGAAGACGGTTGTACTACGTGTTGGTGGGCAACGTGGAGGTTAGCCAACGTAGCTACCGATCCGGAATCGTAGCCGTGGCCTCCGGATGGATGGTAACTGGCAAAAGCTGTCGATGGAAGGTGTAGGAGGCTGCTGGTAGCGACGTGAGAATCTTTGCCTCCACCGACGAATTGCGATGCCATCAGCGAACTCATGCTCCTCGAGGCAGCCATTAATCCGCTGCTTCCGGATGGATTGTGAACAACATCGTCAAACAGCATTTTGTTGCCGCTCATGGCGAAATTGCTGGGTTTCAATTCGCCCAGCAAGTCATTGCCGCCGTGGTGGTGGTGTAGGCCGATTCCGGATGAAGACGACGATCCGTTAACCGGAGTCGTAGGTAATCCGTTATCACTACCCATGCAATCATCACTGTCAATtcaattaaaagaaaaaaaaaacattttttgttttagatttAACTGGAAAATCACGCGGGATAAGTCAATGCCGACGATAGATGGCGGGTCCTGAATCACCGCTCCCCCAAAATCTTATCCAATATCTACATGACGTTACAACGACACGAGTAAAGCACATTTTCAAGAATTATACCATCTACTCCACCCTCGGAATTTTTCTTCAACTGGTGGGGGTAGGCAGGGAGGGGGAGAGAAAACTACCCCGGAACCATTTGGTTGGTAGAGGcgacatgaaaaaaaaaaaaaaaaacgaatcgtGGGAACACACATGTTTTATGCTTATCCTTGGAAGGTTGTTACGGTTGCCTTCACTTTGCTTCTTTCTTGcgaccaaataaaaaaacacgagAAACGGTTCACTTTTTGTTGCTTATCCATTAAGCGCGGCCAGTTACACAACTCCTTTCGGAGAGAGGCTGTCATCGATAAATCCGTCTGTGCCGTTGCACAAGTTCATGATCGTCAAAGGTCAGCCTTCATAAACTTGCCTCCCAAAAcccaatcattttttttcaaaaatccccccaaaaaattaaagaaatctgtttctctttttcccatGCCCTATATGTGAACTGGCGTGACCTTTTGCTGTATACCCCCCTCGGACCGACGTTTGTCATCATCCATCATCAAAGATCACACAAAAGTTAGAATCGCACATACCTTCTCTGTTGTTGGGGTGGGGTCCGGTCTCGTTGGCGTCGGTTCTTGAACCAATTGGAAACCTGGGTCAATGTGAGGCCGGTCTTTTTGGCCAGGGTTCGTTTCTCGTCGGGAGTCGGGTAGCGATTTTGCCTGTAGCAATCTTTCAAAGCGGCGCGTGATTTCTCCTTGAAGCAGTAGATGGTCTCTTCGCCATCCCAGATCGTCTTCGGGAGCGGATACTTGCGTCGTAGACGATACTTGTCCACAGCTCCTAACGCCCTGTTTCTCACTTTTTCCGCTTCctatttttggaaaaatgtaattttatttattttatttttttctcaaaacagatttttttttttttaaagggagaatcgagaaaaacaaaaggactGCGACATTTACGCGACATCTGTTTCAAAATAAACCAGAACGATTGTGTGAAGGAGGGGGGGCTTTTGTGtgtggagggggggggggtcgtTTTCGAGtgatgcttttttttttttacttgaagTGCCATTAAGAAAATGAGGGCGGCCACCATTTCCAGCACccaaaagaaatagaaaaaaaaccactggatacaagaaagaagaaagaaagccaaaaaaaaaacaaaagctatATAACTGAGGCACCCATTTCCGAAACAGCTTGAAAACATCTAACTTTGttcctttcttcctttttattgtAAGGGGTTAACACAAGAGTTTCGCCTCGAAAAACTGTTCCAGTTTATCTTTTATTGCCTCCCATAATTCGGCGCACATGTGCGCGTACGAAAAACAATGGGCCCGAACACAGAAATATGAAATAAATCTCggggaaaaggaaagaaacaaaacacaaacgcATACCTTATAGTGAGCGCCGTACCAAATGTTTTGCAATTCTTGGTGGTACTGCGAACTGAAACTGTGCGACTCGAGCAGGTTGTAGAGTTCACGGTAATTACCGCGATGGAAAGCGACGGCCACCCGGGCTCGGAGGACCGACTCGCTACTGGCGCTTCCGCTCAATTCGGACGCCGGAAGCGACCAGAGGAATCGCGATAGACgctaaatttgaattttttttatcttcaatcAATGTGTTGTTGAAGCGAAGAAATAGTATGTACCTCCATATCGCCGGCCTGTTGAAGAGCTTCGCAAACGCAAGCGACTTGGTCCTTGCTGAAAGCCATGGCCATCGAAGACGATCCAGACGGACCAGTCATCggtttgttgttattgttgttgttgttgttgttgttgttgtgtcctaaagatgaagaagatgtcGAAGAGGCGGACGATGGGCCGTTATGATGTAAATCGAGACGATCGCCACCGGAGGACGAATGGCGCTGTTGCGGATCTTCGCCATAAGACAACTGCGACGGAATGGCCGACGTTAATTTGAGGTAGAATTAAATAATTTCACGAGGAGACTTACATTGGCGCTGTCGAGAAGTTCCAAGCTGCTCGTTTGATCCAAACTGTTGTGTTGAGGTTGTTCGCTTTTCAGCGCCAACGCGACGTGATGGTGTTGATCCGCACCGCCTGAAGACGACACGGAGCTGCACCGGGAATCAGTTCCGCCTACAGCACTGGTCGATGCCACGGGATAATGTTGATTCAAATCGTACTGATTCTCCATATGCTGTGGCTGCTGTTggagatgatgatgatgctgGATATGATGGTGCGGATGAAGCGG
The DNA window shown above is from Daphnia magna isolate NIES linkage group LG9, ASM2063170v1.1, whole genome shotgun sequence and carries:
- the LOC116931243 gene encoding uncharacterized protein LOC116931243 isoform X1, producing the protein MDSQHIIYIFGQCLIVLQAAIFFLSMVDAAADISTTLPPNFVPVIDGAVTVRPADLPEILSVPDAKGEICTLASLEATIVIWPEGDESRNVQIKMPDRDVNVSTVQNCFNNPSSSVKPLLVVTWSSSFQLCFYISKDENQWSLDQIVFAFNTSEVPLGIVKSELRTFRSEANALSDLKAPLGSFYRCFSPKPLSLLPLDGDSVVLGQNKSQNIQDKAFLRLSNFELQPFLGDLKEFGEEVVCREDVITKRHRRRRDSSVTIAVGSSLAVISVVTVMGYAIFRYVKVKAVGYDTMK
- the LOC116931243 gene encoding uncharacterized protein LOC116931243 isoform X2: MDSQHIIYIFGQCLIVLQAIFFLSMVDAAADISTTLPPNFVPVIDGAVTVRPADLPEILSVPDAKGEICTLASLEATIVIWPEGDESRNVQIKMPDRDVNVSTVQNCFNNPSSSVKPLLVVTWSSSFQLCFYISKDENQWSLDQIVFAFNTSEVPLGIVKSELRTFRSEANALSDLKAPLGSFYRCFSPKPLSLLPLDGDSVVLGQNKSQNIQDKAFLRLSNFELQPFLGDLKEFGEEVVCREDVITKRHRRRRDSSVTIAVGSSLAVISVVTVMGYAIFRYVKVKAVGYDTMK
- the LOC116930432 gene encoding protein sine oculis; this encodes MASGSLSSGASLLHPFGAGSSVNETTSTGSVSPPPSGHHTLEPATGNHPLLSHRLVTKSERHHQQHRLYQPYHLPLHPHHHIQHHHHLQQQPQHMENQYDLNQHYPVASTSAVGGTDSRCSSVSSSGGADQHHHVALALKSEQPQHNSLDQTSSLELLDSANLSYGEDPQQRHSSSGGDRLDLHHNGPSSASSTSSSSLGHNNNNNNNNNNNKPMTGPSGSSSMAMAFSKDQVACVCEALQQAGDMERLSRFLWSLPASELSGSASSESVLRARVAVAFHRGNYRELYNLLESHSFSSQYHQELQNIWYGAHYKEAEKVRNRALGAVDKYRLRRKYPLPKTIWDGEETIYCFKEKSRAALKDCYRQNRYPTPDEKRTLAKKTGLTLTQVSNWFKNRRQRDRTPPQQQRSDDCMGSDNGLPTTPVNGSSSSSGIGLHHHHGGNDLLGELKPSNFAMSGNKMLFDDVVHNPSGSSGLMAASRSMSSLMASQFVGGGKDSHVATSSLLHLPSTAFASYHPSGGHGYDSGSVATLANLHVAHQHVVQPSSLYHGHRDQAFSHA